Proteins encoded by one window of Lathyrus oleraceus cultivar Zhongwan6 chromosome 1, CAAS_Psat_ZW6_1.0, whole genome shotgun sequence:
- the LOC127080384 gene encoding uncharacterized protein LOC127080384: protein MEDKNFDYKNQVHVVEDLSARVSRLSPCDHISNSYSPMDDEMDGDLRNHDHVTKENCDSLSSISTEENSMNLSRLYPELPEESLERNEEDMEALAGIQNQRKYFYYDAPLNEDTGVWIPVSVPPMLEDDHKEWTKGFHSSGGFFPEDDMGWNQYVGGDKELTMWEVLTEILLVARGKVSSLASGDIHTYSFSWLSSHVLEQAWREMAQTLTETSFGNVKELIEAEPPKWLADSAAAACMLCGVRFHPIMCSRHHCRFCGGIFCGECSKGRSLMPSKFRVSDPQRVCDVCFVRVESIQPYLMDHVSNASQLPTHDLTDLSTLRSWVNFPWGQTMEYEIYKATNTIKSYNQIGLLKPDKTIPDVILRQAKGLAIITVAKVGVMVTYNIGTGIVVARREDGSWSPPSAVSTFGMGWGAQAGGELTDFIIVLRTNDAVKTFSGNAHLSLGAGLSAAVGIVGRAAEADVRAGDGGYAACYTYSCSKGAFVGCSLEGSIVTTRAQENCRFYGSQSLTATDILLGSLPRPPAAAILYRALADLYLKIDGY from the exons ATGGAGGACAAAAATTTCGATTATAAGAATCAGGTGCACGTTGTAGAAGATTTATCTGCTAGGGTTTCTCGTTTATCCCCTTGTGATCACATATCCAATTCATATTCTCCTATG GATGATGAAATGGATGGTGATTTGAGGAATCATGATCATGTTACTAAAGAGAATTGTGATTCTTTGTCATCTATTAGCACTGAGGAGAATAGTATGAATTTATCTAGATTGTATCCTGAATTACCAGAAGAATCATTGGAAAGGAATGAAGAGGACATGGAGGCTTTAGCTGGTATTCAGAATCAGAGAAAGTATTTTTATTATGATGCGCCGCTGAATGAAGATACTGGAGTTTGGATACCGGTTTCGGTTCCACCTATGTTGGAAGATGATCATAAAGAGTGGACCAAAGGTTTTCATTCGAGTGGAGGGTTTTTTCCTGAGGATGATATGGGATGGAATCAATATGTTGGAGGAGATAAGGAATTGACTATGTGGGAAGTGTTGACAGAGATTTTACTTGTAGCTAGAGGGAAAGTGTCTTCTTTGGCTTCGGGAGATATTCATACATACAGCTTTTCGTGGCTATCGAGTCATGTACTTGAACAAGCTTGGAGAGAGATGGCACAAACACTCACAGAGACTAGTTTTGGTAATGTGAAGGAGTTAATAGAAGCAGAGCCTCCTAAATGGTTGGCGGATAGTGCTGCTGCTGCTTGTATGCTTTGTGGTGTTAGGTTTCACCCAATCATGTGTTCAAGGCATCATTGTCGGTTTTGTGGAGGAATATTTTGTGGCGAGTGTTCTAAAGGACGGAGCTTGATGCCATCAAAGTTCCGAGTTTCTGACCCCCAAAGAGTCTGCGATGTATGCTTTGTCCGAGTTGAGTCTATACAGCCTTATTTGATGGATCATGTAAGTAATGCTTCTCAGTTACCAACCCACGATCTTACTGATCTAAGCACTTTGAGATCATGGGTTAATTTTCCCTGGGGGCAGACCATGGAATATGAAATTTACAAAGCAACTAACACTATCAAGTCTTATAATCAG ATAGGTTTATTAAAGCCCGATAAGACAATTCCAGATGTCATTCTTCGGCAAGCAAAAGGTCTAGCAATTATCACTGTGGCCAAAGTTGGAGTGATGGTTACTTATAATATTGGAACAGGAATTGTGGTTGCACGTAGGGAAGATGGTTCATGGTCTCCACCATCTGCTGTTTCGACATTCGGAATGGGGTGGGGGGCTCAG GCTGGAGGGGAGTTAACAGACTTCATTATTGTTCTGAGAACAAATGATGCTGTCAAGACATTTAGTGGTAATGCACATCTTTCACTCGGAGCTGGTTTAAGTGCTGCTGTTGGCATTGTTGGAAGGGCAGCTGAAGCTGATGTTCGAGCTGGTGATGGCGGCTATGCTGCTTGCTACACATACAGCTGCAGTAAAG GTGCATTTGTTGGTTGTTCACTTGAAGGAAGTATTGTCACCACTCGCGCGCAAGAAAATTGTCGTTTTTATGGCAGCCAGTCTTTAACTGCAACAGATATACTTCTTGGCTCCTTGCCTAGGCCACCTGCTGCTGCTATTCTCTACCGTGCTCTTGCAGATTTATATTTGAAGATTGACGGTTACTGA
- the LOC127080376 gene encoding uncharacterized protein LOC127080376, with protein sequence MMMKFVGSIEKMKEPYILAKRYDWKGFLEFFLKHKELLNKQIDLHQSTPFHYAAHCGSSEMYNKMLAAMVDPLEMQHVLRMQDDMGNTPLHEVAFTGEVEMTKSILKKEKEAKSEQFPLPLLEMRNKLGETPVYRAAALGKTNLIKCFVEELGVDLRDHFHRSGDKMSILHTAVIDQFFGTALWLLKRYDELAYQREDNDLTTLQLLAKMPSAFKSQTQMGAFKNFIYPLLPDYQDYAYYLPDEDDTIEGQDLETGQKNLNEPYQTQWKPPPQIHHTKLSGFSWMWYTMWKVLSKEWRGIEKLWRKKEKHNLVQELVHLLAKNDKSWKYSSIARDRPVSMGRAHHIVEGKQKEKQQEPNVTSFKPIIYTPLLMAASNGIIEIVEVIIHFHPQSIEHVSEDEQNILYMAVKHRQLGIFLMLKKLNMVGRLAGKIDKESNTVLHNTADFKGGSQPGYALQLQEELHWFERIEKRLPYHYIIHKNKNDQTARDLFEEKHGQLLKEARKWIKETAQSCSAVAVLVATVVFAAAYTVPGGTDDHGFPRLLHHPIFIVFTVMDVVALASSLASVVMFLSILTSPCELWDFRRSLPRKLMAGFAFLFFSMATTMLVFSATILVNIKLDKSKWTSSLTYCAAFFPVSIFAMMQFPLYVAMKGCVATLLRRLKKLVPRFLLNLVKRSKRNRLWDI encoded by the exons atgatgatgaagttcGTAGGTTCCATTGAAAAAATGAAAGAACCTTATATATTAGCAAAGAGATATGATTGGAAAGGATTTCTAGAGTTTTTCCTTAAACACAAAGAGCTTTTGAATAAGCAAATTGACTTGCATCAAAGCACTCCTTTTCACTATGCAGCACATTGTGGTAGCTCAGAGATGTACAACAAAATGCTAGCAGCAATGGTGGATCCCTTAGAAATGCAACATGTGTTGAGGATGCAAGATGACATGGGAAATACACCACTTCATGAAGTGGCTTTCACAGGAGAAGTTGAAATGACAAAGAGTATATTGAAAAAGGAGAAGGAAGCAAAGTCAGAACAGTTTCCTTTGCCATTGTTAGAGATGAGAAATAAGCTTGGAGAAACTCCTGTTTATAGAGCTGCTGCACTTGGGAAGACAAATTTGATCAAGTGTTTTGTTGAAGAATTGGGTGTGGATTTAAGGGATCATTTTCATAGAAGTGGTGATAAGATGTCCATTCTTCACACTGCTGTGATTGATCAATTCTTTg GCACAGCTTTATGGTTATTGAAACGGTATGACGAACTCGCTTATCAGAGGGAAGACAATGACTTGACAACTCTACAACTGCTAGCAAAAATGCCATCTGCATTCAAGAGTCAAACCCAAATGGGAGCCTTCAAAAATTTCATATATCCTT TGCTTCCTGATTATCAAGATTATGCATATTACCTTCCTGATGAAGATGATACAATAGAAGGACAAGATTTGGAAACTGGGCAAAAGAACTTAAACGAACCATATCAAACTCAATGGAAGCCACCACCCCAAATTCATCATACAAAACTCTCAG GTTTTTCATGGATGTGGTATACTATGTGGAAGGTTCTTTCCAAAG AATGGCGGGGTATTGAAAAACTTTGGAGGAAGAAAGAAAAGCATAACTTGGTTCAAGAACTTGTACACTTGTTAGCAAAGAATGACAAGTCATGGAAATATAGTTCAATAGCAAGGGACAGACCAGTTTCTATGGGAAGAGCACATCATATTGTAGAAGGAAAGCAAAAAGAGAAACAACAAGAACCAAATGTTACAAGCTTTAAACCTATTATTTACACACCTTTGCTTATGGCAGCTTCTAATGGAATCATAGAGATTGTAGAAGTGATAATTCATTTTCATCCTCAGTCGATTGAGCATGTGAGTGAAGATGAGCAGAACATATTGTACATGGCTGTCAAACATCGACAGTTAGGAATTTTTCTAATGTTGAAGAAACTGAATATGGTCGGTCGTCTTGCTGGAAAAATCGACAAGGAAAGTAACACTGTACTTCACAACACTGCAGATTTTAAAGGAGGATCTCAACCTGGTTATGCCCTACAATTGCAAGAGGAGTTGCATTGGTTTGAA CGCATCGAAAAACGACTTCCTTATCATTACATCATTCACAAAAACAAAAACGACCAAACTGCGAGGGATCTCTTTGAGGAAAAGCACGGACAGCTTTTGAAGGAGGCTCGCAAATGGATTAAAGAGACAGCTCAGTCATGTTCTGCGGTAGCCGTCCTTGTTGCAACAGTAGTCTTTGCAGCGGCTTACACTGTCCCAGGAGGCACAGACGATCACGGATTCCCGAGATTACTTCATCATCCTATATTTATAGTGTTCACAGTGATGGATGTTGTGGCACTTGCAAGTTCATTGGCCTCAGTGGTCATGTTCCTGTCAATCCTCACATCACCTTGCGAGTTGTGGGATTTTAGAAGGTCTTTACCTAGGAAACTAATGGCAGGTTTTGCATTCTTGTTCTTTTCAATGGCCACAACCATGTTGGTGTTTAGTGCAACAATTTTGGTGAACATCAAGTTAGATAAGAGCAAATGGACTTCAAGCTTGACATATTGTGCAGCATTTTTTCCTGTCAGCATTTTTGCAATGATGCAGTTCCCTTTATATGTTGCCATGAAAGGATGTGTTGCAACACTCCTTAGGAGACTTAAGAAGCTTGTTCCTCGCTTCTTACTCAACTTGGTCAAAAGGAGCAAGAGAAATAGACTATGGGATATTTga